A window from Streptomonospora salina encodes these proteins:
- the glgX gene encoding glycogen debranching protein GlgX: MVEVWPGTPYPLGATYDGSGTNFSLFSEAAEGVELCLFGERGGETRVALTENDGFVWHGYLPGTGPGQRYGYRVHGPYAPEQGHRCNPNKLLIDPYTKAIDGDVHWHESLFSYHFADPGRRNDRDSAAYVPKCVVVSPYFDWGNSAPPRIPYHRTVVYESHVRGLTMRHPDIPEHQRGTYSGLAHPVMIDYLTSLGATAVELMPVHHFVPEHALVARGLTNYWGYNTLAYLAPHAGYAANGERGEQVQEFKAMVKSLHEAGIEVLLDVVYNHTVEGDHMGPTLSLRGIDNLSYYRVADDDQRYYLDYTGCGNSLNVRHPHALQLIMDSLRYWVTEMRVDGFRFDLASALAREFHDVDRLSTFFDIVHQDPVISQVKLIAEPWDVGPGGYQVGNFPPLWTEWNGKYRDTVRDFWRGEPVVPELASRLAGSSDLYQDDGRRPVASVNFVTCHDGFTLADLVSYSDKHNEANGEGNRDGTDDNRSAHHGVEGPSERPEVVALRRRQVRNFLATLFCSQGVVMLSHGDEIGRTQGGNNNAYCQDNELAWIDWKRADEASDLLEFVRGLARLRREHPVFRRRRFFQGGTAGGSGLPDVAWLRADGTPMGDGDWNAGGHVLGAFLNGDAISEPDPRGRPVRDDSFLLLLNNGAEPVDFTLPGRAYGGTWETALDTAEPDTADRPPVPASGTVRVIDRALLLLRRVSHGRAAQG, translated from the coding sequence ATGGTGGAAGTCTGGCCCGGTACCCCCTATCCCCTCGGTGCCACCTACGACGGATCGGGGACCAATTTCTCGCTGTTCTCCGAGGCCGCGGAGGGCGTCGAGCTGTGCCTCTTCGGCGAGCGGGGCGGCGAGACCCGGGTGGCGCTGACCGAGAACGACGGTTTCGTCTGGCACGGCTACCTGCCCGGCACCGGCCCGGGGCAGCGCTACGGCTACCGGGTGCACGGCCCCTACGCGCCCGAGCAGGGGCACCGGTGCAACCCGAACAAGCTGCTGATCGACCCCTACACCAAGGCCATCGACGGCGACGTGCACTGGCACGAGTCGCTGTTCAGCTACCACTTCGCCGACCCCGGCCGGCGCAACGACCGCGACAGCGCTGCCTACGTTCCCAAGTGCGTGGTCGTCAGCCCCTACTTCGACTGGGGCAACTCCGCACCGCCGCGGATCCCGTACCACCGGACGGTCGTCTACGAGTCGCACGTGCGCGGGCTGACCATGCGCCACCCCGACATCCCCGAGCACCAGCGCGGCACCTACTCCGGCCTGGCTCATCCGGTGATGATCGACTACCTGACCTCGCTGGGCGCCACCGCGGTGGAGCTGATGCCGGTGCACCACTTCGTGCCCGAGCACGCGCTGGTGGCACGGGGGCTGACCAACTACTGGGGCTACAACACCCTGGCCTACCTCGCCCCGCACGCCGGGTACGCGGCCAACGGCGAACGCGGCGAGCAGGTGCAGGAGTTCAAGGCCATGGTCAAGTCGCTGCACGAAGCCGGCATCGAGGTGCTGCTCGACGTGGTCTACAACCATACGGTCGAGGGCGACCACATGGGGCCCACGCTGTCGCTGCGCGGCATCGACAACCTCAGCTACTACCGGGTGGCCGACGACGACCAGCGCTACTACCTCGACTACACCGGCTGCGGCAACAGCCTCAACGTGCGCCACCCGCATGCGCTGCAGCTGATCATGGACTCGCTGCGCTACTGGGTGACCGAGATGCGCGTCGACGGCTTCCGCTTCGACCTGGCTTCTGCTCTGGCGCGGGAGTTCCACGACGTGGACCGGCTGAGCACCTTCTTCGACATCGTCCATCAGGACCCGGTCATCTCCCAGGTGAAGCTGATCGCCGAACCCTGGGACGTGGGCCCGGGCGGCTACCAGGTCGGCAACTTCCCGCCGCTGTGGACCGAGTGGAACGGCAAGTACCGCGACACCGTACGCGACTTCTGGCGCGGGGAGCCGGTGGTTCCCGAGCTCGCCTCGCGGCTGGCGGGCTCCAGCGACCTCTACCAAGACGACGGCCGCCGCCCTGTGGCCTCGGTCAATTTCGTGACCTGCCACGACGGATTCACACTGGCCGATCTGGTCTCCTATTCCGACAAGCACAACGAAGCCAACGGCGAAGGCAACCGCGACGGCACCGACGACAACCGCTCCGCCCACCACGGGGTCGAGGGCCCCAGCGAGCGGCCCGAGGTCGTGGCCCTGCGCCGCCGCCAGGTGCGCAACTTCCTGGCCACGCTGTTCTGCTCGCAGGGCGTGGTGATGCTCTCCCACGGCGACGAGATCGGACGCACCCAGGGCGGCAACAACAACGCCTACTGCCAGGACAACGAGCTCGCCTGGATCGACTGGAAGCGCGCCGACGAGGCCTCGGACCTGCTGGAGTTCGTGCGCGGCCTGGCGCGGCTGCGCCGCGAGCACCCGGTGTTCCGGCGGCGCCGGTTCTTCCAGGGCGGCACGGCCGGCGGAAGCGGCCTGCCCGATGTCGCCTGGCTGCGCGCCGACGGCACGCCCATGGGCGACGGCGACTGGAACGCGGGCGGGCACGTGCTGGGGGCGTTCCTCAACGGCGACGCCATCAGCGAACCCGATCCGCGTGGCCGCCCGGTGCGCGACGACTCGTTCCTGCTGCTGCTCAACAACGGCGCCGAGCCGGTGGACTTCACCCTTCCGGGGCGGGCCTACGGCGGCACGTGGGAGACCGCCCTGGACACCGCCGAACCCGACACGGCCGACCGCCCGCCGGTCCCGGCCTCGGGCACCGTCCGGGTGATCGACCGCGCTTTGCTGCTGCTGCGCCGCGTCTCGCACGGCCGGGCCGCGCAGGGCTGA
- a CDS encoding pyrimidine reductase family protein has protein sequence MTSAPTAAAGQGPRFRALLPHPQDGADIVAAYAYPEGLARPWLRANMVSSADGGAWGPSGRTADLSSPPDRAVMSVLRGHADVVLAGAGTARIEGYRPVRPRELWGDLRDGRPETPPLAVVTRTLDVHPDVLAGAPPHSRTVVITTESAPADRRREAERTADVVVAGSTWVRPQAVLDALAERGLYRVLTEGGPHLLAEFAAEGLLDELCLTLSPRLLGPEPARIVAGDAPSHTRDLRMAGLLESEESLFIRYTRP, from the coding sequence ATGACTTCCGCACCCACCGCCGCCGCAGGTCAGGGCCCCCGGTTCCGCGCGCTGCTCCCGCATCCCCAGGACGGGGCCGACATCGTCGCCGCCTACGCCTATCCGGAGGGCCTCGCGCGCCCCTGGCTGCGCGCCAACATGGTCTCCAGCGCCGACGGCGGGGCCTGGGGCCCGTCGGGCCGCACCGCCGACCTGTCCTCCCCGCCCGACCGCGCCGTGATGAGCGTGCTGCGCGGGCACGCCGACGTCGTGCTGGCGGGGGCGGGGACGGCGCGCATCGAAGGGTACCGTCCGGTGCGCCCGCGCGAGCTGTGGGGCGATCTGCGCGACGGGCGCCCCGAAACCCCGCCCCTGGCGGTGGTGACCCGCACCCTGGACGTGCATCCCGACGTGCTCGCGGGGGCGCCGCCGCACTCGCGCACCGTCGTGATCACCACGGAGTCGGCTCCGGCCGACCGGCGCCGCGAGGCCGAGCGGACCGCCGACGTGGTGGTGGCGGGCAGCACGTGGGTGCGCCCCCAGGCGGTGCTGGATGCGCTGGCCGAGCGCGGCCTGTACCGGGTCCTGACCGAAGGCGGGCCGCACCTGCTGGCGGAGTTCGCGGCGGAGGGGCTGCTGGATGAGCTGTGCCTGACGCTGAGCCCGCGTCTGCTGGGCCCCGAGCCCGCCCGGATCGTCGCCGGCGACGCCCCGTCCCACACGCGCGACCTGCGCATGGCGGGGCTGCTGGAGTCGGAGGAGTCGCTGTTCATCAGGTACACGCGGCCCTGA
- a CDS encoding GntR family transcriptional regulator, producing the protein MPTSENDAPLYREIAEDVRAAIASGRFSDGDRVPGENDLMKQYGVARATARQALSVLIDEGVVVAIRGSGVYVRTFRPLRRHGPRRLSRDLWGAGRAVWQADAAGGSFETDGIEVDTAPAPAYVARALGLDDRAPVVRRHRRYRLAQRPMQLATSYLPADLARGTAIAEPDTGPGGIYARLAEQGRAPAHFTEEVRVRMPTPDESRALALQRGTPVLDVLRTALTAEHTPVEFNEMTLDGSAYVLQYDFDA; encoded by the coding sequence GTGCCGACGTCCGAAAACGACGCACCGCTCTACCGCGAGATCGCCGAGGATGTGCGAGCCGCCATCGCCTCGGGACGGTTCTCCGACGGAGACCGCGTTCCCGGCGAGAACGACCTGATGAAGCAGTACGGCGTCGCCCGGGCCACGGCCCGCCAAGCGCTGTCGGTGCTGATCGACGAGGGCGTCGTCGTGGCGATCCGCGGTTCCGGGGTCTACGTCCGCACCTTCCGACCGCTGCGCCGGCACGGTCCGCGACGGCTGTCGCGGGATCTGTGGGGCGCGGGGCGCGCCGTCTGGCAGGCCGACGCCGCCGGCGGCTCCTTCGAGACCGACGGGATCGAGGTGGACACGGCCCCCGCTCCTGCCTACGTCGCCCGCGCGCTGGGGCTGGACGACCGGGCGCCGGTGGTGCGGCGCCACCGGCGCTACCGGTTGGCCCAGCGGCCGATGCAGCTGGCCACGTCCTACCTCCCGGCGGATCTGGCGCGGGGCACGGCCATCGCCGAGCCCGACACCGGCCCCGGCGGCATCTACGCCCGCCTGGCCGAGCAGGGGCGGGCGCCCGCCCACTTCACCGAGGAGGTCCGGGTGCGCATGCCCACGCCCGACGAGTCGCGGGCGCTGGCCCTGCAGCGGGGCACCCCGGTGCTGGACGTCTTGCGCACGGCGCTGACCGCCGAACACACGCCCGTGGAGTTCAACGAGATGACCCTGGACGGTTCGGCCTATGTGCTGCAGTACGACTTCGACGCGTGA
- the msrB gene encoding peptide-methionine (R)-S-oxide reductase MsrB has translation MDETTGSVHKSDEEWRSLLDPAAFAVLRQGATERPWSGDYVSTSTTGVYRCRACGTELFRSAEKFESHCGWPSFFDPAESEAVALYEDRSLGMVRTEARCAQCDSHLGHVFYGEGYDTPTDARYCINSVALTLEADDSVQ, from the coding sequence ATGGATGAAACCACCGGCTCCGTGCACAAGTCCGACGAGGAGTGGCGCTCCCTGCTCGATCCGGCGGCCTTCGCCGTGCTGCGCCAGGGGGCCACCGAACGCCCGTGGAGCGGCGACTACGTCTCCACGTCGACCACCGGCGTCTACCGCTGCCGCGCCTGCGGCACCGAGTTGTTCCGCTCCGCCGAGAAGTTCGAGTCCCACTGCGGCTGGCCGAGCTTCTTCGACCCCGCCGAAAGCGAGGCGGTCGCGCTGTACGAGGACCGCTCCCTGGGTATGGTGCGCACGGAGGCGCGCTGCGCGCAGTGCGACTCCCACCTCGGCCACGTCTTCTACGGCGAGGGGTACGACACGCCGACCGACGCCCGCTACTGCATCAACTCCGTGGCCCTCACGCTGGAGGCGGACGACTCAGTGCAATAG
- a CDS encoding phosphatidylserine decarboxylase gives MTEHDRQTPAPARTWRRIRTGMARGSAPWLLPAFALVLALGAVSAVVPVVLAAALPAVALALAMVWFFRDPDRVTAGAGIACAADGVVQFIDPRSDGSTRVAVFMNPLNVHVNRAPLEGVVAGVQHRPGGFRPAFDKDSERNERVIWTFQTEIGEVTVVQIAGAMVRRIVPYLTEGQKVEKGQRIGLIRFGSRVDVYLPPGVAPAVAVGQKVRAGEARLDRE, from the coding sequence ATGACCGAACACGACCGGCAGACACCGGCCCCCGCCCGCACCTGGCGACGCATCCGGACCGGTATGGCCCGCGGGTCGGCGCCGTGGCTGCTGCCGGCCTTCGCCCTCGTCCTCGCCCTGGGAGCCGTGTCCGCCGTCGTGCCCGTCGTGCTGGCGGCCGCCCTGCCCGCGGTAGCGCTGGCGCTGGCGATGGTGTGGTTCTTCCGCGATCCCGACCGCGTCACCGCCGGCGCCGGAATCGCCTGTGCGGCCGACGGCGTCGTGCAGTTCATCGACCCCCGCAGCGACGGCAGCACCCGCGTCGCCGTCTTCATGAACCCCCTGAACGTGCACGTCAACCGTGCACCGCTGGAAGGGGTCGTGGCCGGTGTCCAGCACCGGCCCGGCGGCTTCCGACCTGCATTCGACAAGGACAGCGAGCGTAATGAGCGCGTCATCTGGACCTTCCAAACCGAGATCGGTGAGGTCACGGTCGTTCAAATCGCCGGCGCGATGGTCCGGCGTATCGTCCCGTATCTCACTGAAGGGCAGAAGGTGGAGAAGGGGCAGAGGATCGGCCTCATCCGCTTCGGCTCCCGTGTCGACGTCTACCTCCCGCCGGGGGTCGCCCCGGCGGTGGCGGTCGGCCAGAAGGTTCGAGCCGGGGAAGCCCGCCTCGACCGGGAGTGA
- the pssA gene encoding CDP-diacylglycerol--serine O-phosphatidyltransferase, whose amino-acid sequence MAAAAGGAAADAPVPRLRLAVADYLTLGNALCGFMAVWQLAAAQSAHLAAGGSGPLDRGAIAAAVVLLLVAAGFDLFDGRVARKLGGSGMGAELDNLADVISFGFAPAFFVVAWGTFSGDGGALPVAAAAAVLLAVVVRLARFSCQSPGCGNFTGLPSPFGAMAVITVVLLDPPVLLGAAAVLAVAWLMVSRIEYPKPRGRAAYAVLVWIAGSVACLTLWAVNAPAADALLYSGSSLVLVLLAAVPVYLLASRRHARAHAPGPAMPPPAGPVD is encoded by the coding sequence GTGGCGGCTGCCGCAGGCGGGGCGGCGGCCGATGCGCCCGTGCCGCGGCTGCGCCTGGCCGTGGCCGACTACCTGACGCTGGGCAACGCGCTGTGCGGGTTCATGGCGGTCTGGCAGCTGGCGGCAGCCCAGTCGGCCCACCTCGCCGCGGGCGGATCCGGGCCGCTGGACCGGGGCGCCATCGCGGCCGCCGTCGTGCTGCTGCTCGTGGCCGCGGGCTTCGACCTGTTCGACGGCCGGGTCGCGCGCAAGCTCGGCGGCAGCGGGATGGGCGCCGAACTGGACAATCTCGCCGACGTCATCAGCTTCGGGTTCGCGCCGGCGTTCTTCGTCGTCGCTTGGGGAACGTTCAGCGGCGACGGCGGAGCGCTGCCCGTCGCGGCCGCGGCAGCGGTACTGCTGGCGGTAGTGGTACGACTGGCGCGGTTCTCCTGCCAGAGCCCGGGCTGCGGCAACTTCACCGGGTTGCCCAGCCCTTTCGGCGCCATGGCGGTGATCACCGTCGTGCTCCTGGACCCGCCGGTGCTGCTGGGCGCGGCCGCGGTGCTGGCGGTGGCCTGGCTGATGGTCAGCCGTATCGAATACCCCAAACCGCGGGGACGGGCCGCCTACGCGGTGCTGGTCTGGATCGCGGGCAGCGTGGCGTGCCTGACCCTGTGGGCGGTGAACGCACCGGCCGCCGACGCGCTGCTCTACTCCGGTTCCAGTCTGGTCCTGGTCCTGCTGGCGGCGGTCCCGGTCTACCTGCTGGCCAGCCGCCGCCACGCCCGCGCGCACGCGCCCGGCCCCGCCATGCCGCCGCCCGCCGGGCCCGTGGACTGA
- the hemQ gene encoding hydrogen peroxide-dependent heme synthase produces MSTGHSSQGADDAQDLNQLIRYTMWSVFKAGDLDGTDRAAAGGELEALFDGAADRGVTTRGSYDVQGFRADADMMFWWIGESSEAVQEMYASFRRTRLGRLSTPVWSVVGMHRPAEFNRSHVPAFLAGEEPGEHLCIYPFVRSYEWYLLPDEERRAMLAEHGKMAGPYPDVRANTVSTFGLSDYEWMLAFEAEELHRIVDLMRHLRGAEARRHTRVEVPFYTGRRKSPAELVEALA; encoded by the coding sequence GTGAGCACGGGGCACAGCAGCCAGGGCGCGGACGACGCGCAGGACCTCAACCAGCTCATCCGCTACACGATGTGGTCGGTGTTCAAGGCCGGGGACCTGGACGGCACCGACCGCGCCGCCGCCGGCGGGGAGCTGGAAGCGCTGTTCGACGGCGCGGCGGACCGGGGTGTGACCACGCGCGGCTCGTACGACGTGCAGGGCTTCCGCGCCGACGCCGACATGATGTTCTGGTGGATCGGTGAGAGTTCCGAGGCGGTGCAGGAGATGTACGCCTCGTTCCGCCGCACCCGCCTGGGGCGGCTGAGCACGCCGGTGTGGTCCGTGGTGGGCATGCACCGCCCGGCCGAGTTCAACCGCAGCCACGTTCCGGCGTTCCTGGCCGGCGAGGAGCCGGGCGAGCACCTGTGCATCTACCCGTTCGTGCGCTCCTACGAGTGGTACCTGCTGCCCGACGAGGAGCGCCGCGCGATGCTGGCCGAGCACGGCAAGATGGCCGGACCCTACCCCGACGTCCGGGCCAACACCGTCTCCACCTTCGGACTGAGCGACTACGAGTGGATGCTGGCCTTCGAGGCCGAGGAGCTGCACCGCATCGTCGACCTGATGCGCCACCTGCGCGGCGCCGAGGCGCGGCGCCACACGCGGGTGGAGGTCCCCTTCTACACCGGACGCCGCAAGAGCCCCGCCGAGCTGGTCGAGGCGCTGGCCTGA
- the hemG gene encoding protoporphyrinogen oxidase, protein MQPKPHVVVVGAGISGLTAAYRLGRAGAEVTVVEAAPRVGGKLHASPVAGVPVDAGAESVLARRPEALDLIDELGLSDRVEHPAPLPAAIYSRGRLRSFPKGQVMGVPGDLSALARSRVLSVPGVLRAGLDRVLPHTAMEGDPSVAGYIGARMGREVVERLVEPMLGGVYAGRAERLSLDSTLPQLAPQARQERSLARAVGRAAREQRARSAPGAPAFATLRGGIATLTRALADSGAARVETSATVRRMERTPSGGWSLTVGAAAPDAPASPPREVAADAVVLACPAPAAAKLLRPLAPAVADDLAGIEYASMAVVTFAYPASAFARRPPGSGFLVSAREHLTVKAATFSSLKWPWLSRELREAGRDPETVLVRCSIGRAGQEDRLQRGDDDLAAAAAADLAAVCGIAGDPVERRVTRWGGGIPQYNTGHGSRVERIRAEVAGLGGLAVCGAAYDGIGIPACIAGATRAAEEIRAPAAGAAGARAYTTTSDDPTRSHP, encoded by the coding sequence ATGCAGCCGAAACCGCATGTCGTGGTGGTGGGAGCCGGGATCTCCGGCCTCACGGCCGCCTACCGCCTGGGCCGGGCGGGAGCCGAGGTCACCGTAGTGGAGGCGGCGCCGCGCGTGGGCGGAAAGCTGCACGCCTCTCCCGTCGCCGGCGTCCCGGTCGACGCCGGGGCGGAGTCGGTGCTGGCGCGCAGGCCCGAGGCGCTGGACCTCATCGACGAACTCGGGCTCTCCGACCGCGTGGAGCACCCCGCGCCGCTGCCTGCGGCCATCTACAGCCGCGGCCGGCTGCGCTCGTTCCCCAAGGGCCAGGTGATGGGCGTGCCCGGGGACCTCTCGGCCCTCGCCCGCAGCCGGGTGCTGTCGGTCCCCGGCGTGCTGCGCGCCGGTCTGGACCGCGTGCTGCCGCACACCGCGATGGAGGGCGACCCGTCCGTCGCCGGCTACATCGGTGCCCGCATGGGCCGCGAGGTCGTCGAACGCCTCGTCGAGCCGATGCTGGGCGGCGTCTACGCCGGACGGGCCGAGCGGCTGTCCCTGGACTCCACCCTGCCCCAGCTCGCGCCGCAGGCCCGCCAGGAGCGGTCCCTGGCCCGGGCCGTGGGGCGCGCTGCCCGCGAGCAGCGCGCCCGGTCCGCGCCCGGAGCCCCGGCCTTCGCCACGCTGCGCGGCGGAATCGCGACCCTCACCCGGGCCCTGGCCGACAGCGGCGCCGCCCGGGTCGAGACGTCGGCGACCGTGCGCCGGATGGAGCGCACCCCCTCCGGCGGATGGTCGCTGACGGTCGGCGCGGCGGCGCCCGACGCGCCCGCCTCGCCGCCGCGCGAGGTCGCCGCCGACGCCGTCGTGCTGGCCTGCCCCGCACCGGCGGCCGCCAAGCTCCTGCGTCCGCTCGCCCCGGCCGTCGCCGACGATCTCGCCGGGATCGAGTACGCCAGCATGGCCGTGGTGACCTTCGCCTACCCGGCGAGCGCCTTCGCCCGCCGCCCGCCGGGCAGCGGGTTCCTGGTCTCGGCCCGTGAACACCTGACCGTCAAAGCCGCCACCTTCAGCAGCCTGAAGTGGCCGTGGCTGTCGCGAGAGCTCCGCGAAGCGGGCCGGGACCCGGAGACCGTCCTGGTGCGCTGCTCGATCGGGCGTGCGGGGCAGGAGGACCGGCTGCAGCGCGGCGACGACGACCTGGCCGCCGCGGCCGCCGCCGACCTCGCCGCCGTCTGCGGTATCGCCGGCGACCCCGTCGAGCGGCGGGTCACCCGCTGGGGCGGCGGCATTCCGCAGTACAACACCGGCCACGGATCCCGTGTCGAGCGCATCCGCGCCGAAGTCGCCGGGCTGGGCGGCCTCGCCGTGTGCGGCGCCGCCTACGACGGGATCGGCATCCCCGCCTGCATCGCCGGCGCGACCCGCGCCGCCGAGGAGATCCGGGCTCCGGCGGCCGGCGCCGCCGGAGCCCGGGCGTACACGACCACCAGCGACGACCCGACAAGGAGCCATCCGTGA
- a CDS encoding DUF4349 domain-containing protein, with translation MRIPAPDRRRRRLAAVVAPLALLAALAGCSANGGTTAGGEAAAPDERADAGDGAARAEDADSGSGSNPAADVSAAERDLVHTADLAVEAEDVAKAAGEAVDVAESAGGYVAAEKVSTAEGEPPHASLTLHVPQERYEAALEDLSALGARADLERRVEDVTEEVADVDSRVESAQASLDRLRELLDEAESVEDVLAVEEQISTRQEDLEALQARRETLAQQTSYGTVRLDLDPPETYVDEGAGDSIGFLGGLRRGWRALVGVARTASVAVGWLVPFAVPAAAVAAAVWLPRRRRAARRRSEQAEHAGEGSEPARGAQADPAGGDPEEGGDRG, from the coding sequence ATGCGCATCCCCGCCCCCGACCGCCGACGCCGCCGGCTCGCCGCCGTCGTCGCGCCGCTGGCCCTTCTCGCCGCCCTGGCGGGGTGCTCCGCGAACGGGGGTACCACGGCCGGCGGCGAGGCGGCGGCTCCCGACGAACGGGCCGACGCCGGCGACGGCGCCGCCCGGGCCGAGGACGCGGACTCCGGTTCCGGCTCCAACCCGGCGGCGGACGTGTCCGCGGCCGAGCGTGATCTCGTCCACACGGCCGACCTCGCGGTCGAGGCCGAAGACGTGGCGAAGGCGGCCGGCGAGGCCGTGGACGTCGCGGAGTCGGCCGGCGGTTACGTCGCCGCGGAGAAGGTGAGCACCGCCGAGGGCGAGCCGCCGCACGCGTCGCTGACCCTGCACGTGCCGCAGGAGCGCTACGAAGCCGCCCTGGAGGACCTGTCGGCGCTGGGGGCACGCGCCGACCTCGAACGCCGCGTCGAGGACGTGACCGAGGAGGTGGCCGACGTCGACAGCAGGGTGGAGTCGGCCCAGGCGTCGCTGGATCGGCTGCGCGAACTGCTCGACGAGGCGGAGTCCGTCGAGGACGTGCTGGCCGTGGAGGAGCAGATCAGTACGCGCCAGGAGGATCTGGAGGCGCTGCAGGCCCGCCGGGAGACCCTGGCCCAGCAGACGTCCTACGGCACCGTGCGGCTGGATCTGGACCCGCCGGAGACCTATGTGGACGAGGGCGCGGGCGACTCGATCGGCTTCCTCGGCGGTCTGCGGCGCGGCTGGCGGGCCCTGGTCGGGGTGGCCCGAACGGCGTCGGTCGCGGTGGGCTGGCTGGTGCCGTTCGCCGTCCCGGCCGCAGCGGTCGCAGCGGCGGTCTGGCTGCCCCGGCGCCGCCGTGCGGCGCGGCGCCGGTCCGAGCAGGCCGAGCATGCCGGCGAGGGCTCGGAACCCGCCCGAGGCGCACAGGCAGACCCCGCCGGCGGCGATCCGGAGGAGGGTGGAGACCGCGGCTGA
- the hemE gene encoding uroporphyrinogen decarboxylase translates to MHDSPFLRACRRLPVPHTPVWFMRQAGRSLPEYRRVRADVPMLEACARPDMITEITMQPVRRYGVDAAIYFSDIVVPLKAIGIDLDIKPGVGPVVAHPIRDAEGVKRLRALEPDDVPYVTEAVGELVGELGDRPLIGFAGGPFTLASYLIEGGPSKNHENTKALMYGAPDLWADLMQRLSAVTVEFLRVQAAAGAGAVQVFDSWVGALSADDYRASVLPYTSWIFERLAESDIPRIHFGVGTGELLGLLSEAGADVVGVDWRVPLNKAAQRVRPGTALQGNLDPATLFAPWDAVAHRASDVVAAGSAAEGHIFNLGHGVLPDTDPDTLARLTDYVHTETAR, encoded by the coding sequence CTGCACGACTCTCCATTCCTCCGCGCCTGCCGGCGCCTGCCGGTGCCGCACACGCCGGTGTGGTTCATGCGCCAGGCCGGGCGCTCATTGCCCGAATACCGCAGGGTGCGCGCCGACGTGCCCATGCTCGAGGCCTGTGCGCGGCCCGACATGATCACCGAGATCACCATGCAGCCCGTGCGCCGGTACGGCGTCGACGCCGCCATCTACTTCAGCGACATCGTGGTGCCGCTCAAGGCCATCGGCATCGATCTCGACATCAAGCCCGGGGTGGGGCCCGTCGTGGCCCACCCGATCCGCGACGCCGAAGGCGTCAAACGGCTGCGCGCACTCGAACCCGACGACGTCCCCTACGTCACCGAGGCGGTGGGCGAACTCGTCGGTGAACTCGGCGACCGGCCGCTGATCGGATTCGCTGGCGGCCCGTTCACCCTGGCCTCCTACCTGATCGAGGGCGGCCCCTCCAAGAACCACGAGAACACCAAGGCGCTGATGTACGGGGCGCCCGACCTGTGGGCCGACCTGATGCAGCGGCTGTCCGCCGTCACCGTGGAGTTCCTGCGGGTCCAGGCGGCCGCCGGCGCCGGCGCCGTCCAGGTGTTCGACTCCTGGGTGGGTGCGCTCAGCGCCGACGACTACCGCGCCTCCGTCCTGCCCTACACCTCCTGGATCTTCGAGCGCCTCGCCGAATCGGACATCCCGCGCATCCACTTCGGAGTCGGCACCGGCGAGCTGCTCGGCCTGCTCAGCGAGGCCGGCGCCGACGTGGTGGGCGTGGACTGGCGGGTTCCGCTGAACAAGGCCGCTCAGCGGGTCCGACCCGGCACCGCGCTGCAGGGCAACCTCGACCCCGCGACGCTGTTCGCACCCTGGGACGCGGTCGCGCACCGGGCCTCCGACGTCGTCGCCGCCGGCTCCGCCGCCGAAGGCCACATCTTCAACCTGGGCCACGGAGTGCTGCCCGACACCGACCCCGACACTCTGGCTCGGCTGACCGACTACGTCCACACCGAGACGGCCCGCTGA
- a CDS encoding DUF3000 domain-containing protein has translation MPPLGRVDDAPPAFRRAVESLRAPAVRPEIAVEEIPAPKRLAPHAVAMSATVRPDGEDAAFGRLIVLYDPDGTRDWPTPFRAVVWVTSDLETEIASDPLLGQVAWSWLTEALEARQTPHPGLSGTVTRATTEGFAGKADQPVTTELELRASWSPEGADLSGDMQVWLDLLSAAAGLPPVDVADITQRRGRAEG, from the coding sequence ATGCCCCCTCTCGGTAGGGTCGATGACGCGCCGCCCGCGTTCCGACGAGCGGTCGAGAGTCTGCGCGCACCCGCGGTCCGGCCGGAGATCGCGGTGGAGGAGATCCCCGCCCCCAAGCGCCTCGCGCCCCACGCCGTGGCCATGTCGGCCACGGTCCGCCCCGACGGCGAGGACGCCGCTTTCGGCCGGCTCATCGTCCTCTACGACCCCGACGGAACCCGCGATTGGCCCACCCCGTTCCGGGCCGTGGTCTGGGTCACCTCGGACCTGGAGACCGAGATCGCCTCCGATCCGCTGCTGGGCCAGGTGGCCTGGAGCTGGCTGACCGAAGCGCTCGAAGCGCGGCAGACCCCGCATCCCGGACTGAGCGGAACGGTCACCCGCGCCACGACCGAGGGCTTCGCGGGCAAAGCCGACCAGCCGGTCACCACCGAGCTGGAGCTGCGCGCCTCATGGTCGCCCGAGGGCGCGGATCTGTCCGGCGACATGCAGGTGTGGCTGGACCTGCTGTCGGCCGCGGCGGGGCTTCCGCCGGTGGACGTCGCCGATATCACGCAGCGGCGGGGACGCGCCGAGGGGTGA